The window tacaatcaatggctcacagtatcatcacatagtagtatattcataacatgatcattttttaaaacatttgcatcactccagaaaaaaaaaaaaactcatacataccataccccttatccctccctctcattgacactagtatttccatcaacccaacatattttaaactttattcctcctattatttatttttttaattcatattttttactcgtctgtccataccctagataacgggaacatcagacacaagattttcacattgtAAAAcacacattgtaaacattatatctttatacaatcatcttcaagaaactaggctactggagaacagctctacagtttcaggtacttcccataGCCACTCAAACAGACCAttaactgaaaaggggtatctatataatgcataagaataacctttaggataacctctcgactctgtttgaagtctctcaaccactgacagtatattttgtcttatttctctcttacccctttcagtcaagaaggttttctcaatcccttgatgctgagtcccagctcattctaggatttctgtcccacgttgccagggagattttcacccctaggagtcatgtcccacatagagagggggagagcagtgagtttgctagGCAAGCACATTTTATAACTAATCAAACAAAAGATTGCAAGAAGAatgtttctggaatattttatTGACTCCTTCCCCTCCTTTTACTTTGATTCACTAAAGGTCTGTGTTGACATCAGTACcagctttatttttgtttccctcATAGTTTACCAAAAACCTAGAAGCAAATTACTTACAAACTGAAATAATTCATTATATCCTTAGCTTCAGGAAAACATGACTCATCCAGatactgttttaaaatttagagAGAGAGTACATGCTTACCTAAATTATGGATTTGCATCTAATGAAGGACTTTTCGTGTCCATTCCTACCAGGGCCAGGGAAGAGCAGTACCAGAGGCTTTTCATCTCCTTTTAAGTCAGTTCTCTCCACTCTGGCTTCATTTGTTAATATATTTAGAATCTCAGCCTATGTATTTAGATGTTGGAAGAAAAGTACCTTGAAGTCAACTAGAAATGGTCATGTTACTATCTGTCATTTTGTGTAGTTAAAGCTTTGTGTGTAtgtaaagtttttttaattactgattgaTTTGTTCCCATCATTATCCATTAAATAAATCCTCATGCTCCTTAATGGAAGCATCATGCTTCGAGGGCTGCCTACTTTTAGGCAGAATTAGACTTTAGCCTCTTGCTTGGATCAGGAGCCGCATCGTGTTTCACTGAGTTCCTTCCAGTAATTGTCAGCCTAACAAAGTGTGTCTGTCTCCAGGAACGACTTAACCGCAGGAGCAGGAAGCTCAGAAAAGATCTCAGGGAACTTCAGCGGCTCAAGGCTCAGGAAGAGGAGAAGCTGCCGGAGAAGTTGCAGGATATACAGGTGGGTTTCTCGGTTCCTGGGAAAGACTACCATCATGTTCCTTCAAGGGTCCTTCCTTCGCATTTTGGCTGTCTCACTGTTCCTGGAGCAGACTAATGTGGTGGAAAATGTCAAAGaggcagaagacctgggttctggGCTCAGCCTAAGAATTTTCTAGGTGTTCTTGGACAAATTAAGTCCTCTGATCTTCATGTGATAAAAGATGTTAAATGAAACAAATCCTGTTCTACCTGGCTCACAatgacaatgaaaagagaaaggttTCTCATCAGTTGAAAATTGCTGAAGACATAAGTCTCCATCTCTGACAGTCCACCTTTCTATTTCTCTTGCTCACTTGTGTGGGGTGCTCTCCTTACCTATGACTTAAAGGGGACTAAAAGTCTCCAGTGAGAGCATATAACTGAGTATAGTGTGTGTGTTCTCACTATGGTGAGACGTAGTATTTATAGATGTTTGCAAGAACGTGAGGTGTGAAGGGGAAGGTGTTCTGCATGTATGAGGAACACACTATTACTGCAATACCTGTGACATGCAGAGGCAACACCATGTGGGGAAGGGGACTGAGGAGTCAGCGTTCTCATTTAGAGCATGCAGACACTGCAAACACTAGGAGGGGGCCCTTCCTCTATACTTTCAGGTAGACTTTTGGAGCCACAGGTTGGTAGCTGAGCTGGAGAGCCAGTACCAAGCCAGGGGGAAGCAGGAGGCCCTCCCTCAGCAGCCGCTGGACCAGCTGGAGGATGTGCCACCAGAGATGGCAAGAATCCTTGACATCTTCAGAGCAATTACTCAGCGCAAGCTCCTGATCACTGACATGGAGAGGATGGCCAAGGAACTGGATGCCAACATGCTGAAGGTGCATACTCTGAAGTACCTCCCAAAGGCCCAGATTCTCCCCCACAGAGTAGCCTGCCTGTGACACTCCactgggaggtggaggaggaagaggctTCTCCTTTTTGATGAATAGTGGGTGGCTTGTCCAAGACCACACAATACTCCTACAGCAGAGTGGGGTTCTTCAGGGACACCCGGGATGGCTTCCAAGGGTGGGTTGGGTGGGAATTTGGAGGTGACTGCAACCTGAAAATGAAATGTGAatttcactctctttctctcctagGATGCCAGTGACTTACTGAACAGGTAAGATCCCTTCTCCCTTCTCACATGTGcaaacacatgcaaacacacacacagatgtagACATGCACCTCTGTCTTATCAAGGTCAAGGAACTCCAAGGCTCAGTTAACTTTTTTATCTTCATGTTGTGTGGCCAGTGGAAGAATCAATGACTGtactgaaggatttctttatttctagGAGTGATCCACACAAATTACAAGCCATTCATCCTGAGTTAGAGAAGAATTCTGTGAATCACTTTTTCAGTCATCCTCAGCAGCTCTGATATGTTCAGCTCTCATCTCAGCCTCACCTCAGCCTCCTTTTCTCTGCTTCTCCAAATTGCCCAGACCCCCTTTGGTCTACCCAGTGCATATCCATCTGTCATCTGAGCAAGTCCACATCCCTCATCCTCACTGCTGTGGCCTAATGTCTGACCTTCTGATACTTTGACAATGGCCACAGACTCCTTCAGAACTAGTTTCATGTTTGTGGTTCCCACTGCAGAGGTTAGGATCCCTGATCTCCAGGACCATTTTTCAGATGTCTGTTTGTCTGTCAACTGTTGGTAGCAAACATCTCTCAcaatttcatattaaaatatgaGCCCTCAGGTCTATGGATGGCACAAGCTCACAGCGGTGATGCCAACTCAGCACGCGAGCCTGGATATCAGGAAAAATATTTCTCCTGAGCTACACTAGCACCTGTTGCCTGCACCTTGCCACTGGTAATTTCTTACTGTGATGGTGGACAGGCTCCAGGGTGGCCCCATGATCCTGTCATCCTGGTGTTCATACACTTGTATAACCTCTTCTCCTTAGTGTGGAAAGGACCCATGTATTGTTTCTAGCTAGTAGACTATGTTAGAGGTCATGGAAAGTCATTCCTTTGATTAGGTTGCATTAAAGGGCAAAGATGATGAGCTGTCACTCCAGTGATTGTGCTGCATTATATTAGACTCCTTCTCGCTAACAGTCTCACTCTGAGACTTCTCACTGGCTTAATGAAGTAAGTGACCATGCGGGCAAACTCCTGCAGGCAGCCTCTAGGAACTGAGAGTAACCTCCAGTCAACAAGAAACATGGTCCACAATCTTGCGGCCATGAGGAAATGACTTGTGCCAATTACCCAAGTGAGCATGGATGTGGATGCTTTCCTAGTTGAGCCTCCAGGTGGGAACTCTGACCAGCAAACGTCTTGTTTGCACCCAAGGGGAGGACTCGGCTAAGTCAGGCCCAGACTTCCTATCCACAGAAACTGAGACAGTCATGTGTTTTGTTTCAAGCTGCTgaaaatttgtggtaatttttacACAGCAATGGATAATTAAAACAattgtatttaaattatttatgcaTATGTCACATTTCTTGGATGAGCAGGGACTGTACCCTATCTTTGGCCCCCAATGTCTAGAACAATGTCTGGTTCATAGTAGGTGcccaataaaatttattaaatggaTGCATGAATCTTCTTGATATTTGAGGAAGGAAGTTGATTCATGCATAGCAATTTAACTAATATTTCTTGAGTCCTTGCTAATATAGTCCTCTATACTTTCCTAGTCTCTGAGgggcataaagaagaaaacatggcTACAAGTTACTATGGGGCAAAGAATAAAACTGCAGGAGTCAGACAAGTTCAAGCTCCATTTCTGCTACCTAAGGCTTCTGTGATCCTGAGCGGGTTGTTTAGTCTATCTAGACCTCAGTATTGCccttctttaaaatggggataacagtaCTTATGGCCTAGAGTTGTAAGAATTTAATGTTATTATATATGCTAAGTGTCTGCTGTCATGCCTAACAAATTGTCAACATTTGaatatgttaattctatatttttatctCACCTCTCCATCCAGAAGCTTAGGGTTATCTAGCTGCAGAGCCAGGACAAATACATATGGGATAGTAATAGTGTGACTGGGTAAAATTGAGTGGCACACATGCTAAGCACTGTGGGAATTCAGAGGAGAGACAAGGGAGGCTGGGAATTCCAGGAAGGCTTCCCAGTGGAGGTGGGATTGGACAGGTAAGAAAGGTGAGAGCATTTCAGGTCAGGATGACCACATAGGAGTAAGCTGCAGCCTGTTTGTAATAAGTATGAGGAGCCTGACTTGGTTAGTCTGGAATGTTCAGGAATGGGGAAGACAGGAAGATAAGATGAGAGCCACTCTAGGACAGGGGAAGCCATCAAATGTTTTGAGTCAGGAAGAAAGGGACAAAGTGGTATTTAAGGAAAATCCAGTCTGGATGCTTGGGCAGGATGGACTGAGctctgggaggtgggagggaaggggatggagaagaaaagagtttGGTGTagatattcagaaaaagaagccTGTAGTTAATAGGCAGGAAGCTGCAGGTCTcagagataaatgagatctcaaaTCTAAGAACAAGATGTTAGGCTAAGAATCCACACTTCTGGAGGAGGCAGCCAACGATTCCTGCATCCTGCATGGTTACTGTCACACTGAGGACTTGTCCAGAGTAACCTACCAGGAGTAGGAAGAGACTGATGAGCTCAAAGTGTGTCTCTCTCTACTGGAGGGAAGTCAGTTTTAGTGCAGGGGCCTGTTAGACCCACAGCCCTCTTTTGAGGTGGCCACGGGTGCCTGGACCAGGGGTGGGCATTGGCCAAGGCAGCCTAACCATGGGTTGGGCAGAAGGGACAACCAGGTGGTCAGCCAGGAAAGACCTTATCAAAGAGGGATAATGATAATTAATTGAAATAGTCAAATTCTCCTGGAAATTCCAAATGGATTTAGGATGACCACTTCTTTCATCGATTGGGAGAAAAGCAGAAGGAATCAGGGCTGCCCTCATGGCAGTGGACCAGAGGAGATATCCATAACCCGTGTTGCTGAGTGGATAGGATCATTCAGTCTCTAAAACATTCTTGGACCTCAAGTCCCCTTCCTGCTAGTTCTTGCCCATGCAAAGGCTGTATTGTATAATGATCGTGAGCATATTATCTTCTGATTTTGGGCCAATTGCTCCATCTCCACCTGTCCAGTTCCTCTTTGTATAAAATGGAGATGTAAATAGTAGTATCTATCTCATCATTGGGGTGTTGTAAGGATTAATGTgttaatatataaaacatttactaAAGGGTCTGGCTTTTTATTCTTAGCATTTTGTGTATCTCCAGTTCTTCCTATGGGACCTGTCTGTATCCCCCACCCTGCTCTCACCATAGCTTCCTACAAGGCTTGGCTGAATGGTAGAAAAATCCCATTTTCCTTATATCCATATCTGTTCTATAATAAACTTCCCCATTATTTGAACTAACTGGAGTGGGTCTCTGTTCTTGGAAATAGAAAGTGCTGTGACAGTGTAAGCTGTGGGAACAGGCAGGTGagacttgtgggtattaacaaaCACACAATACTCCTTGGAAGTCTTGGAAAAGGAGATCGGAGCTTCCAGGCTGGTCATAAAACCAAGAATCCAGGCTGTCTGGCAAACAGGGCAGGGAGGGTCCTCGAGCTGCCTTCTCTTGAAGTCATTGTGTTTTGGGGTCTATCCACTTCTGATGCTCTGGCTCCACACTCCAAGGAGCAAGTAAACATCAAGGAAAATTATCCTAGTACTGTTAGGTCAACATGAGTACTTTCACGCACTAGCTGTTTTATTTCTCagtgtaaaaaaatataaattatctttCTGAATCCAAGGCATTAatgggcatttaaaaatattcaccaGACCCATTTTCTGAATAAGACAGCGCAACCCCTTGAAGAAGTGTGAGTCGCACATAGATCATAATCCTGACTTATGATCTTGGCTGAGCAGATAACTCAAACTCACAAGGCCTCAGCTTCTCGACTTTAAAATAAGGATGCTTGTGGCATCTACTTCATAGAGTTGCCAAGATCACATGACATAAGGCATCTGATAAGCACACAGCACATAACTAttaaaatgatcctggtgatgatgATGGGGATGGAAAAGAATTCAGGTTTTTGAATCTGCAGAATGAGGACTAGGTAGCTCCTGGATCGTGTAGACCCTAAAGTCTTCCAGCAGCCTGGAAACTTCATACACATTTATCTTAGGGgtaataatcatttttaaagattCAGCTAAAtcaatgaaatgacaagaaaaatgCAATCCACTTTTTGGTAGAATCCCACTTTGGGGCTTGGAATATGTTTTCTCATTTACTAGAAATTTGTACATGTATCTATTCTTTTGgaatatacaatattttatatgaaatactgaACACTCCCTGGGAAAGCAGTTCAGTCTACCTCCCAGCCAATCCCTGGCTCCTGATCTCCACATTTTCTGCTGTCAAACTGAGCATAAACAATAACTTCTCAGATGAATTCTAAGCCTTGGTCTCAGCAGGCTTTGCTGTGCTCTCTTCCTTTGAGGTTGCACCCAGACTGGCTCACCTCTTCCCAGGGGACACAGTGTAGAGATAGAATGTTTTAGTTTATATCTAAGCAGAGTAACAGATAATGTTAAACGTTTGTCAGTGAAGAATATATttaagcagaattttaaaatgtcatcaagcactaaaaaataaaatgtattcactCAACTGTAATTAAGACAATACTTTTATTATGGGTACAATTTAAAATTCCACCTTGGGACAATTGATATCATTTTCCAAAATCCAGGTATTGAAGCATTAGTGCCTGAACCTGTCCCAGCATCAGCACCAGGCAGGAGGATTCCTGGAAATCACCAATATCCAGCTTCTTCCCAGTACATGTGGCCACAGCCATTTCCCCCAAATTCCATCTGGCAGCCTGTTTCTCCCAGAACTCTCCATTCTAGATCAACTGATCTCCAGATTCTTAGTTGTCCCTCTTCTTCCCCCTTGTCCCTTAGATGTCATCTCCTGCCTAGTTCCAGAACTGTCTGAACTCTTTGAGCTAGAGGTCACAGGTCATCCAATGCATCCCCCTGCCTCCACCTGGGATACTTTAAACCTAGCACAAATGTGTAGATGATGCTATTTCTGCTTCCATGGCTGACCTATTTGTGACTCATTCCTTTCTACCATGTCTTTCCTTGGGTTCCGATAGTGATCAACATATCAGGAGTTGGATTTTTCCCCAGGAAATGTGTGTGGACCTACATGGAGGTAGAAGGGGCATAAATTACACATGAACACCAGTCCTTGGATTATGGTTTATGGGCAGGCCTCCCCTACACCCTCCCCACAAAGCCCTTCATCTTTATCTCAGTCAGAAGTGACCCACCAAGAGGAGAGAGGTGCCAAGAGCTGGGTGGCAGCACATTTGAAGATAACGGGGCTCTGTTCTCTTAAGGGCAATGGAGAAGATCCAGTGTCTCAGGTCAGACCCCTCTCACATACCCCACAT is drawn from Tamandua tetradactyla isolate mTamTet1 chromosome 5, mTamTet1.pri, whole genome shotgun sequence and contains these coding sequences:
- the TRIM40 gene encoding E3 ubiquitin ligase TRIM40; translated protein: MVPLQKDILEEDICPICQEHPKEAVSTNCRHLFCRVCLANHVKALGSENALHCPICREPCSEEVLGAGYICQRHQKKVSWFCEDNCLLLCVECLASPECQSHHELTIENAISHYKERLNRRSRKLRKDLRELQRLKAQEEEKLPEKLQDIQVDFWSHRLVAELESQYQARGKQEALPQQPLDQLEDVPPEMARILDIFRAITQRKLLITDMERMAKELDANMLKDASDLLNRSDPHKLQAIHPELEKNSVNHFFSHPQQL